One Pieris napi chromosome 22, ilPieNapi1.2, whole genome shotgun sequence genomic region harbors:
- the LOC125060697 gene encoding nucleoporin NUP42-like yields the protein MVICKYFLQGCCRFGQNCRYEHVYSSKYSYQGNTTSTNSNVTDDQLVSQVQSDIQAALNGGQWILSCYAPYKEKACFPGLHDLSQEEARLIIYEAKANQTLEQAVMYMNNLFKETRHKYQQLLQPSAAIIKVLQSIYRGEPVSSPFELENQAFGSQATSLFRNAVQNDPFQNNTSTQTNSVFSRLGTQTTNTFNSAPKSIFAQAAQNTFGPSQPSNLFSTQPQENTAAKSLFAQASQSVYGQQKQNANVFATDQQQSVFAANHPAQSVFSVSPQQQNPANPFGIPQQNQTGNVFQQNTPSRTGSDIFGISRNAFEKAPADDENVYSKIEDLSELDLEAYNSSEFKLGLIPELPPPHILCV from the exons AtggttatttgtaaatattttcttcaaGGATGCTGTCGTTTCGGGCAAAACTGCAGATATGAACATGTATATAGTTCTAAATATTCATATCAAG GAAACACTACCAGCACAAATAGTAATGTAACTGACGACCAACTTGTTAGCCAAGTGCAATCTGACATTCAAGCCGCTTTAAATGGTGGACAATGGATACTCAGCTGCTATGCCCCTTATAAAGAAAAAGCTTGCTTTCCGGGTTTACATGATCTTTCGCAGGAGGAAGCCAGACTTATTATATATGAAGCTAAGGCAAACCAAACATTAGAACAAGct gtaatgtatatgaataatttatttaaagaaacaagGCATAAATATCAGCAGCTTTTACAACCTTCAGCAGCgattataaaagttttacaaAGTATATATAGAGGAGAACCAGTATCTTCACCTTTTGAACTAGAAAACCAAGCTTTTGGATCACAAGCGACATCTTTATTCCGTAATGCTGTTCAGAATGACCCCTTTCAAAATAATACTAGTACACAAACAAATTCTGTCTTTTCAAGATTGGGTACCCAAACTACAAATACTTTCAACAGTGCCCCTAAATCAATATTTGCACAAGCAGCTCAGAATACTTTTGGACCATCTCAACCGTCTAATCTTTTTTCAACACAACCCCAAGAAAACACAGCAGCTAAATCCCTTTTCGCCCAAGCCAGCCAAAGTGTATATGGGCAGCAGAAACAAAATGCAAATGTATTTGCAACAGATCAACAGCAAAGTGTGTTTGCAGCAAACCATCCAGCTCAAAGTGTTTTTTCTGTAAGTCCACAACAGCAAAATCCTGCTAATCCATTTGGTATACCACAGCAAAACCAGACTGGAAATGTGTTTCAACAAAATACTCCGAGTAGAACGGGATCTGATATTTTTGGCATTTCAAGAAATGCATTTGAAAAGGCTCCAGCCGATGATGAAAATGTCTATAGTAAAATTGAAGATTTGTCTGAACTAGACTTGGAGGCCTACAACAGTTCCGAGTTCAAATTAGGCCTAATACCAGAATTACCACCGCCTCATATCCTATGTGTGTAA
- the LOC125060700 gene encoding stimulator of interferon genes protein-like, translating into MSDLNFWIINTAHYLFYLQIIHTMYNLNLSECVKTRHKYFFKILSDNRKKIILFGASLAILLYNDRKLFDQHFVVILIAYFIMKYEKLEKSTINYGVGMACSFYEGYLAQIIPSNGADFIGFEENIRNYENCQGGVVFPVKKLFIVITKSLYCPPDLKEFNKKDPSLPYLEACQSLGDVQKDQAGVKNRIYRNSAYKIHRAGTDPVYLAVECATPLHTLHKVLKNRTIYEELGSINAEEVVSDFCETLGTIIRKTPECRGKCELVYYDDEDPNQNLAEILLDRIETLRNLRL; encoded by the exons ATGAGTGACTTAAATTTTTGGATTATTAATACAG ctcACTAtttgttttacctacaaattATACATACAATGTATAATCTTAATTTGTCAGAATGTGTAAAAACTagacacaaatatttttttaaaatattgtccgacaatagaaaaaaaattattttatttggggCATCTCTGGCAATATTACTTTACAATGATAGAAAGTTATTTGATCAACATTTTGTTGTAATCTTGATTGCGTACTTCATtatgaaatatgaaaaattg GAGAAATCTACAATCAACTATGGAGTTGGCATGGCATGTAGCTTCTATGAAGGTTACTTAGCCCAAATTATTCCCAGTAATGGTGCAGATTTTATAGGATTTGAGGAAAATATCCGAAACTATGAAAACTGCCAAGGGGGTGTTGTATTTCCTGTGAAGAAACTGTTCATAGTAATAACAAAGTCATTGTATTGTCCACCTGATCTTAAGGAGTTCAATAAAAAGGATCCTAGCTTACCATACCTGGAAGCTTGCCAG TCTTTGGGTGACGTGCAGAAAGACCAGGCCGGTGTAAAGAATCGCATATACAGAAACAGTGCTTATAAAATTCACCGAGCAGGAACCGATCCCGTGTACCTTGCCGTGGAGTGCGCTACACCACTACACACACTGCACAAAGTTCTTAAGAACCGGACTATCTATGAAG AGCTGGGCAGCATAAATGCGGAAGAAGTAGTGTCTGATTTCTGTGAAACCCTTGGGACTATTATCAGGAAGACCCCCGAGTGCAGGGGCAAATGCGAGCTGGTCTATTATGACG ACGAGGACCCAAACCAGAATTTAGCGGAAATTCTTCTTGACAGAATCGAAACGTTAAGAAATCTGAGACTATAG
- the LOC125060762 gene encoding uncharacterized protein LOC125060762: protein MGKRKYKDDEESTKRPKKSSDTEDESGPPQPKIQPNFDIKHFRKELAEKQGQTMALTQFLQVCLNPDSDMDYLAEYLRAGGNSHEILRQISSENKKNLSLATPTFHIFHLLIVKVQSSMPHMITITEEACRYFLNTFIPTVEIMISENSGPRHRKIILNLLTSMVTLSSDLGVEVLNQVPLTPKHLQYIVEKPNYKEKDNVRTAFVHFITSFLVDCHLPLIKALLEKQGLLPLVIPGLIQDEPDAVLMFLSILKKNVIENPLLSKTLKLKMFSHQVLHNLFKMFSWKGPPELTVEAKNEVRPEIMVLLSNIITTLFTSHKLGLYFVDTYVGTGDTNKNQNLYKAMLSLKRPWENIYECDTVLEIIYKCPDLHRAIIHVIEQSFEPQHSPIWERATEFTIKLLDKLKPEDMLPRLYNLNTTQTVNFIRFITLPVPLLKFIQANFGKDHTISLYCIKVLVKMLHSLKRYMTILKLREAQEILVEMRSKLEYFIPKHVPVPSTIISLINDITNGIGGAESSQDYKLPRVNTSDSLLGLIDTLLLYNYVHPSFFESLESSIDMKTILDFTKTLREGQVSLLKFKVVSLWLTLDQSALSLKNPMFKDLFLIMLEVFTSEERNIWMEAKDTLQEFLKQTEIYESDEDEIQLLLYSLRKSKVEPISLVADVVEYVMQNKKDLIEYMRNQMINFEISDEDTASNLDKLFTDLMNNQNTEDSMFLENKMPSPFIIGCIQFIQGNKEAKKSLKSFLSLYIANLMHCNYSPELSELLIGDSKLEVRSYVTTCMLNLIELPDSIVKDDVLLKLSESIVKGDVVDFKSIFQFIEDGSEDNYDLLISDKYYKILPQQSIDESELFMWAKYLMFCMVRLSKADQLTEINMQKITHYFQIFIATGRQQHLLITCRRILLNLFKNAHFLKMFKAVDMTKKSYILTTEFMLQMIVQNKDIIGYLDQNHYILKSYQQKTYTEIIKAFVKINKRKNVKSDHTIRVLEVVGFSKENDNHIFEKIFEADLESCVNDDKEPTLIVEVLRILLNKYSLSISLELNPEVVVKTIILYCNLITNKALAANATKLEMALATYFENKPHHATLITDELFKKFFNAFAIRKTTANLAAIILRLNGKLHKVFSDELNREEILNQRELTLPLANEVFSNHQFLNEHPDFLVKLYNEYKTNINKYLEKPHKAGQVYMQNWKLLRKLVTECMIKEDCQKLFSKINKFELLDANHVQIVQTALLKLYIIDGEEKHEYYCNYILSMLHLMVTCFKDEKLENLDTVVSLVYSTTQVSNIKISENKEDLKKIVDSAIWKNFCKSVLKNSLKVKTADQANVLGPKLLCLLTTLIKMLYPPDHTEIVDIFDMLTSHSEFLNVMLSHHSLDVKSRLLQLLFCLVTSNKTIMKPQQIPVFLSAYHGTKNPSDRLILCILEFYESNGLPVNEYKPYVWGDSAANYYAVRKKRTASLWSHPTPNQVLNLLDREIIERTIRNFPVNQKLDYYYELPDNCETVNRTSAKAFIEYDRKQKMKMNNKTQDNEAVLEVALRKEEYNKVLQKFKEKDALTISQQDDDDEIYDPAFLFPLLSHLMAPGSMASCFKVMRTGLLSVTLMALSSSCPLMRAAAYHVLHRFCMLLELETRHKNDKLLLTDFTTTLRQSIASALKGAPKEDKILGDFKNPRLPSVGALYLARALTVCTAPSEPLYKPVNNFLIAKRHVDLTIVPDFLSLFHDNEIECTERRLWILSVMSHGIKTMKDVIVIFKSMCIKMLMDFYTTVLCDRRTKASIISVFASIVSIPRALEILIEGHGLLTWLHSIIWYLRKDDKIVIREILNILNTIIGSVNVNAFGKQIKLNLGDVKVKGDEEYELLSIVYDLLNYVDELDVDEVTTYLKLYNAISKRTIKFLTKRQITNIFNRCSRKFQDEECVKVIMRGVRAENSQMLRSKIVEDSNCLVRELRLLSVSYIA, encoded by the exons atgggtaaaagaaaatataaggATGATGAGGAATCTACTAAAAGACCTAAAAAATCAAGCGATACAGAGGACGAAAGCGGACCACCGCAACCGAAAATTCAACctaattttgatattaaacattttcgaAAAGAATTAGCAGAAAAGCAGGGTCAAACCATGG CTTTAACACAATTTCTGCAAGTGTGCCTCAACCCTGACAGTGATATGGATTACTTAGCAGAATATCTCAGAGCTGGTGGTAATTCACATGAAATATTGAGGCAAATATCTTcagaaaataagaaaaatttatctttGGCTACACCaacatttcatatttttcacCTCTTAATTGTCAAAGTACAATCCTCCATGCCTCACATGATAACAATTACAGAAGAAGCTTGCCGCTATTTTCTAAATACTTTTATCCCAACTGTTGAGATAATGATTAGTGAAAATTCTGGACCACGACAtaggaaaataattttaaatcttttgaCATCTATGGTCACTCTCAGCTCAGATTTAGGTGTTGAAGTTCTTAACCAAGTACCATTAACACCTAAACATCTTCAATATATAGTGGAGAAAcctaattataaagaaaaagacAATGTAAGAACTGCATTTGTACATTTTATAACATCGTTTCTTGTTGACTGTCATTTGCCTCTAATTAAAGCTCTATTAGAGAAACAAGGTCTTCTTCCATTAGTCATTCCTGGTTTAATACAAGATGAGCCCGATGCGGTACTCATGTTTTTAAGTatcttgaaaaaaaatgtcataGAAAATCCTTTACTTTCAAAAACACTgaagttaaaaatgtttagtcATCAAGttctacataatttatttaaaatgtttagttGGAAGGGACCTCCAGAGTTGACTGTTGAAGCAAAAAATGAGGTTCGACCGGAAATAATGGTGTTGTTgtctaatataataactacatTGTTTACTTCACACAAGCTCGGTTTATACTTTGTCGATACCTATGTTGGAACAGGTgacacaaataaaaatcaaaacttGTATAAAGCTATGCTAAGTTTAAAAAGACCCTGGGAGAATATTTACGAATGTGATACAGTACTTgaaattatctataaatgCCCAGACTTACATAGAGCCATTATACATGTCATAGAGCAAAGTTTTGAACCACAACATTCACCCATATGGGAGAGAGCTACGGAATTCACAATTAAGCTTTTAGACAAATTGAAACCAGAGGATATGTTGCCAaggttatataatttaaatacaacgcAAACAGTCAATTTTATTAGGTTTATTACCCTACCTGTGCCCTTATTGAAGTTCATTCAGGCAAATTTTGGTAAAGATCATACCATTTCTCTATATTGCATTAAAGTGTTAGTAAAAATGCTACATTCACTAAAAAGATACATGACGATACTTAAATTGAGAGAAGCTCAAGAGATTCTTGTTGAAATGAGAAGTAAACTCGAGTACTTCATACCTAAACATGTTCCAGTTCCAAGCACTATAATTTCcttaataaatgatataacaAATGGTATAGGAGGAGCAGAATCATCTCAAGATTATAAATTACCAAGGGTAAACACATCGGATTCACTCTTGGGATTAATAGACACATTGCTATTGTATAATTACGTACATCCTTCATTTTTCGAGTCCTTAGAGAGTAGTATAGATATGAAAACAATATTAGATTTTACAAAGACTTTACGAGAAGGGCAAGTATCATTGCTGAAGTTCAAAGTAGTATCATTGTGGCTGACTTTGGATCAATCTGCACTTTCCTTGAAAAATCCAATGTTTAAGGACCTATTTCTCATTATGTTAGAAGTATTTACATCCGAAGAAAGGAATATATGGATGGAGGCTAAAGATACATTGCAAGAATTTCTCAAACAAACAGAAATATATGAATCAGATGAAGatgaaatacaattattgttgTATTCTTTAAGAAAATCTAAAGTTGAGCCAATATCTTTGGTGGCGGACGTAGTGGAATATGTGATGCAAAATAAGAAGGACCTCATAGAATACATGCGAAATCAGAtgattaattttgaaatttcgGATGAAGATACGGCATCTAATTTGGATAAACTGTTCACGGATCTAATGAACAATCAAAACACCGAGGACAGTATGTTTTTGGAAAACAAAATGCCTTCACCATTTATAATTGGTTGCATACAGTTTATCCAAGGAAACAAAGAAGCCAAGAAGAGTTTAAAAAGTTTCCTATCATTATACATTGCTAATTTAATGCATTGCAACTATTCTCCTGAATTGTCTGAACTTCTAATTGGTGACTCGAAATTAGAAGTCAGAAGCTATGTGACCACTTGCATGTTGAATCTGATAGAGTTACCCGACTCTATTGTTAAAGATGATGtcctattaaaattatcagAATCAATTGTTAAAGGAGACGTGGTTGACTTTAAAAGTATCTTTCAATTTATAGAAGATGGCTCTGAAgataattatgatttattaataagtgatAAATACTACAAAATACTACCTCAACAGTCTATTGATGAATCGGAGTTGTTTATGTGGgccaaatatttaatgttctgTATGGTGAGACTATCGAAAGCGGATCAATTGACCGAAATTAATATGCAAAAGATCACTcactattttcaaatttttattgcTACTGGAAGAcaacaacatttattaatcACTTGCAGaagaatattgttaaatttgtttaagaatgctcattttttaaaaatgtttaaggcTGTCGACATGACTAAAAAGTCTTACATCTTGACAACTGAGTTTATGCTGCAGATGATTGTTcaaaataaagatataatcGGTTACCTTGACCAAAACCACTACATTTTGAAGTCTTATCAGCAAAAAACTTACACAGAGATAATTAAAGCTtttgtcaaaattaataaaagaaagaaTGTTAAAAGCGATCACACAATCAGAGTCTTAGAAGTTGTCGGCTTTTCTAAAGAAAATGATAATcacatttttgaaaagatttttgaaGCAGATTTAGAATCATGCGTCAACGATGACAAAGAACCGACCCTTATCGTGGAGGTTCTTAGAatcctattaaataaatattctctaAGCATATCATTAGAGCTTAACCCAGAGGTAGtcgtaaaaacaataatattatattgcaaTCTGATCACAAACAAAGCCTTAGCTGCGAATGCAACTAAACTAGAAATGGCACTCGCTACTTATTTCGAGAACAAACCTCATCACGCTACACTTATTACGGatgaattattcaaaaagtttttcaatGCCTTTGCGATACGAAAAACTACGGCAAATTTGGCGGCAATAATATTAAGGCTCAATGGAAAATTGCATAAAGTTTTTTCTGATGAGTTAAATAgagaagaaatattaaatcaaagaGAACTCACGTTACCCCTCGCCAATGAAGTCTTTTCAAATCACCAATTTCTCAACGAACATCCagattttttagttaaattgtaCAATGAATATAAgactaatataaataagtatctAGAAAAACCACATAAAGCTGGACAAGTTTATATGCAAAATTGGAAATTGTTAAGAAAACTTGTGACTGAATGTATGATAAAGGAAGATTGCCAAAAACTGTTTTCAAAGATCAACAAGTTTGAACTACTGGATGCCAATCACGTCCAGATTGTTCAAACCGCTTTGTTGAAATTATACATTATCGACGGCGAGGAAAAGCACGAATATTACTGCAATTACATTTTATCTATGCTTCATCTAATGGTCACATGTTTCAAAGATGAAAAGCTTGAAAATTTAGACACTGTCGTCTCCCTCGTTTACAGTACTACACAAGTgagtaacataaaaataagcgAGAACAAAGAAGACTTGAAAAAAATCGTAGATAGCGCGATTTGGAAAAACTTTTGCAAAAGTGTTTTGAAGAATAgcttaaaagttaaaactgcCGATCAGGCCAACGTCTTAGGCCCCAAACTTTTATGTCTCTTGACAACATTGATCAAGATGTTATACCCACCGGATCATACGGAGATCGTAGATATATTCGACATGTTGACATCTCATTCGGAGTTTCTGAACGTCATGTTGAGTCATCACAGCTTGGATGTCAAATCTAGATTGTTGCAACTTCTCTTCTGCCTGGTCACATCGAATAAAACTATCATGAAGCCCCAACAGATACCGGTGTTTCTGAGCGCATATCACGGCACTAAGAATCCCTCGGATAGATTGATCCTGTGTATTCTAGAGTTTTATGAGAGCAACGGTCTACCCGTAAACGAATACAAACCGTACGTCTGGGGAGACTCGGCAGCGAACTACTATGCGGTACGAAAAAAACGTACAGCTTCACTTTGGAGCCACCCGACGCCGAATCAAGTGTTAAACCTTCTCGATAGAGAAATTATAGAAAGAACGATACGAAATTTTCCAGTGAATCAAAAATTAGATTACTATTATGAATTACCAGATAATTGCGAAACCGTTAACCGCACGTCGGCTAAAGCGTTTATAGAATATGATCGAAAAcagaaaatgaaaatgaacaaCAAAACTCAGGATAACGAAGCGGTACTCGAAGTTGCACTGAGAAAGGAAGAATATAATAAGGTGTTGCAAAAGTTTAAGGAAAAAGATGCGCTGACTATATCGCAGcaagatgatgatgatgaaattTACGACCCCGCTTTCCTCTTTCCCCTTTTAAGTCATTTAATGGCTCCGGGATCGATGGCCTCTTGCTTTAAGGTGATGAGAACTGGTCTTCTATCGGTGACGCTGATGGCTCTCAGCTCATCGTGTCCCTTGATGCGCGCCGCCGCTTACCACGTCTTGCACAGGTTCTGCATGCTTTTGGAGTTAGAAAC gaGACACAAAAACGACAAGCTGCTTCTGACCGACTTCACGACGACCCTCCGACAGAGCATCGCGTCGGCCCTCAAAGGCGCACCGAAAGAAGACAAAATTCTAggagattttaaaaatcctaGACTACCCTCGGTCGGCGCTCTGTACTTGGCCAGGGCTCTGACGGTGTGCACGGCTCCCTCGGAGCCTCTGTACAAACCGGTCAATAACTTCCTAATAGCCAAGCGACACGTAGACCTGACGATCGTCCCCGACTTCCTCAGTCTCTTCCACGACAACGAAATCGAATGTACCGAGCGAAGGCTGTGGATCCTGAGCGTGATGAGCCACGGCATCAAGACGATGAAGGACGTGATCGTCATCTTCAAGAGCATGTGCATTAAAATGCTTATGGACTTTTACACCACCGTTCTGTGCGATAGGAGGACGAAAGCCAGCATAATTAGCGTCTTCGCCTCTATCGTGTCCATCCCGCGAGCGCTCGAAATATTGATCGAGGGCCACGGGCTCCTGACCTGGCTGCACTCGATTATCTGGTACTTGAGAAAAGACGACAAAATCGTCATCCGAGAGATtctcaatattttaaacaccATCATAGGGAGCGTGAACGTTAACGCGTTCGGGAAACAGATTAAGCTCAATCTCGGCGACGTCAAGGTGAAAGGCGACGAGGAGTACGAACTTCTGAGTATAGTGTACGACTTGTTAAACTACGTCGACGAGTTGGATGTCGACGAAGTGACGACGTATCTCAAACTGTACAACGCCATCTCCAAACGGACGATTAAGTTCTTGACGAAGCGTCAGATTACGAATATCTTTAATAGATGCAGTCGGAAATTTCAAGACGAGGAGTGCGTCAAAGTGATAATGCGAGGGGTTCGAGCGGAAAATTCCCAAATGTTGAGATCGAAAATTGTTGAGGATTCAAATTGTTTAGTGAGAGAGTTACGTTTGTTGTCCGTGAGTTATATagcttaa
- the LOC125060699 gene encoding U5 small nuclear ribonucleoprotein 40 kDa protein, with protein MPELEIKRKADEYSVVPAKKTRHEISVAGTREKAVVTATVPRTSNLYAPIMLLEGQQGEIFTAKFHPEGRHLASAGFDRQIFLWNVYGQCENVMVMKGHTGAVMELCFSPDGAHMYTCATDNTVAVWDVPTGTRIKKLKGHSHFVNSVSGARRGPELLVSGSDDNSIKLWDARKRNNILSLDATYPVTSVLFNDTAEKIITGGVDNVIKVWDIRNTQIAYNIKGHTDTITGMALSNDGSYLLSNSMDNTLRIWDVRPFAPAERCVKLMSGHQHNFEKNLLRCAWSPDGSKVSAGSSDRFVYIWDTTSRRILYKLPGHHGAVNDVHFHKNEPIILSASSDKQIYLGEIDH; from the exons ATGCCGGAGTtggaaataaaaagaaaagctGACGAATATTCCGTGGTGCCGGCAAAAAAGACTCGACATGAAATATCTGTTGCAGGAACAAGAGAAAAAGCTGTAGTTACGGCGacg gTGCCAAGGACATCAAATCTTTATGCTCCTATAATGTTATTGGAAGGACAACAAGGAGAGATATTTACTGCCAAATTTCACCCAGAAGGCAGACATTTGGCATCGGCAGGATTTGATAGACAAATtt ttcTATGGAATGTTTACGGACAATGTGAGAATGTTATGGTGATGAAGGGTCATACAGGGGCTGTTATGGAACTATGCTTCTCTCCTGATGGTGCTCACATGTACACTTGTGCTACTGACAACACTGTAGCTGTCTGGGATGTTCCTACTGGCACAAGAATAAAGAAGTTGAAAGGGCATAGTCATTTTGTCAACTCAGTTTCAG GTGCTAGAAGAGGTCCTGAATTACTGGTGTCAGGTTCTGATGACAATTCAATAAAACTATGGGATGCAAGGAAACGCAATAACATCTTGTCACTTGACGCCACATACCCTGTCACTTCTGTGTTATTCAATGATACGGCCGAGAAAATTATAACAGGCGGAGTGGataatgttattaaagtaTGGGATATAAGAAACACACAGATCGCTTACAATATTAAAGGACATACAGATACTATAACAG GAATGGCCCTATCGAATGACGGTTCTTACCTTTTGTCCAATTCGATGGATAACACTTTAAGGATATGGGACGTGCGACCTTTCGCGCCTGCTGAGAGATGTGTGAAGCTCATGTCAGGCCACCAACACAACTTTGAGAAGAATCTGCTCCGGTGTGCCTGGTCTCCAGATGGCTCCaag gtATCGGCTGGATCTTCCGACCGTTTCGTATACATTTGGGACACAACATCTCGTCGTATCTTATACAAGCTTCCTGGACATCACGGAGCAGTCAATGATGTACACTTTCATAAAAATGAACCCATCATCCTTTCTGCATCTAGCGATAAACAGATCTATTTGGGGGAAATTGATCATTAA
- the LOC125060832 gene encoding nucleoside diphosphate kinase 6-like — protein sequence MISKLQLSLAIIKPHTVKNPVALTYIRNVLKNKFVVIKTKRLFLDKSTAANFYIEHKDKFFFNRLVTFMSSGYIDLHVLGHKNAIHLWRKMLGPTKVYKAQFEDPYSLRGMFGLSDTRNVAHGSDSLTSAEREIKFFFPEFSFYEWHSSNEELYRKGPIIFNKHLFQHVRKL from the exons ATGATATCAAAGTTACAATTATCTTTAGCTATTATTAAACCACATACGGTAAAAAATCCAGTTGCACTCACATATAttagaaatgttttaaaaaataagtttgttgttataaaaactaaaaggcTCTTTCTGGACAAGTCAACTGctgcaaatttttatattgaacaTAAAGACAAGTTTTTCTTCAACAGGCTCGTTACATTTATGTCCAG TGGGTACATAGACCTACATGTGCTAGGACATAAAAACGCTATACATTTATGGAGGAAAATGCTTGGCCCAACCAAAGTATACAAAGCCCAATTTGAAGATCCATACTCATTACGAGGCATGTTTGGGCTTTCAGACACCAGGAATGTCGCCCATGGCTCCG aTTCATTGACATCAGCAGAGagagaaataaaatttttcttCCCAGAGTTCTCATTCTATGAATGGCACAGTAGTAATGAAGAGCTATACAGAAAAGGCCCTATTATATTCAACAAACATTTGTTTCAGCATGTTAGAAAGTTATGA